The following is a genomic window from Melopsittacus undulatus isolate bMelUnd1 chromosome 8, bMelUnd1.mat.Z, whole genome shotgun sequence.
TGAGCAGCGGGCGGGCCGGGCGGCGAGGGGCCGGGCCCAGCGCGGAGCCGGGCCTTTCCCTGCGGCTGGCCCCGGcctgccctgctctgggctCGGCCTCGGGCGGCGGCGCGGGGTGCAGCGGGCCCGGGCAGGCCGAGGAGCAGCGTGGCCGCTGCCCGCCGGGCGCGGAGGCCGCGGGGAGCCGGGGGATGGCCTTGGTCCCCTACGAGGAGGGAGCGGGCTGGGTAGCGCGGCAGCTGCACAGCCCTTCGGCCACCTACCGCTTCGTCAGCCGCACCATCCGCATCAAGCAGGACTGGCGGCGGCTCGGGGTGGCGGCCGTGGTCTGGGATGCGGTAGGTGTTCGCACTGAGACAAGCGTTTCTGTAGTGATAGCTTCCTGCAGCGCTTGCCCCGGCTTTCAGAATCACCTTATAAAACTATTCAATATTGTATTGCTAAGGGAAGGCTTCCCATCCCCCACCCCCCGcccctttctcctctttctcctcctttttttttttcccaccaaaAAGTtgctatttttactttttttcccctcataagAGATCCTGGAGGGCTTTAAAGAAACAggacacccaaacccctgcaTGCCCAGTGCCCGATACAGGAAATCCTCTTGATAACTCGCAGAACTCTCACCCATCAATCAACAGCGGCCCATAGTGTTCGCTTAACGCCCttcagagcacagcactgctgcttgtAGTGTCAAGGGGTGCTGATAGATGTTATCTTGGGGATAAGAGCCTTCCAGAACAGAGGggtctgtggctggtgcagGGTTGCGGGGCAGTCCATCGTGGTACTGCTGTAGGATTCATGGGCTCCCATCGGTCTGGTCTGTGTCCACACACAGGTTGCACTTTTACCTCTAGCTTTAAAGAACAAGTGTGATTTTAGCAACCTCCTGGTACAAATTGATGCACAGTGCTGGTGGTTTCCTGATGTTGGCTTTGACAGAACTTGCTATGGAGAGAGCTCCCTATGAAGTAAACCACAACACCTAAGATGAAAACAGAGAGAAGTttacttctttgttttgtttgtttgcttccttACAAGCAGAAGTTGTGATACTTTTACTTTCCCTGTGTCCTTCCTGACGCTGTGCCCATATTGTGCAGAAACCTTTTGAAACACAATGTGAGCTACTATGAAACCTTCTCCTGGACTTTTGCAATTCTGCCTTCATTGACGGGTGTTTGACACCCTCcaacttttcctttccaaatacAACTCTTCTGCCTCATTTGGGGATTCATAAAGCAGTGTTACCACATCCGAGTTATAGCCTCTGTGGCTCGTTCTTCCCTTTGCATGCAAGAGTCTTCCATAAAGCTCATAAAAGGACCAAACATGCACACAGGAGGCAGAGAAGGGCTGAACAGTCTTGCTGCAGACCTGAAGTGCCTGACCCATGACACCTTTCCCATAGCCTTCTCTCTTGGTATAAATCAGAAACGCTTGTTTAGTGTGACTGAAATGAGCCCTGAGCTTAATTGCCTTTGTCTCTTGGCTTAGGCTGTTGTCCTGTGTGCTTATCTGGAGATGGGAGGCATTGATCTCAGGGATCGCTCTGTGATTGAGctgggagctggaactggattGCTGGGAATAGTGGCCACGTTATTAGGTAAGGGCtcttctgtttgcttgcttAAAGCAATTTACAGCTGTACTCAGACTGACACTTTTACATCTACATGCATGGGACAGAAGTTAGCACCAAAGCTACATATGTGAACTGTGATGTTTCCTGTCTGagtcattttcctttcttgttagACTTCAGAGCCTGCTGCGTTGTTTATTGTAGAGATGGTGCCACGGCAGTTTACTTTATGATTGGGACCCTGTTGGGGCTGATGCCTGTTTCCATGGTATTCGGCTCAGCAGCATTCAGTTCTGCAGTCATTCTCCCCCAGGGAGAAAGTGCTGTGCTTGTCTTCTGCTTGTCCTTGTATGCAGTGCAGATAAAGCTACAGACAGAAACCACGCTCTGAGCTTGTGTAAGCCTTGTTAGCCTATCTTGCAGACAGGAAAACCAAGGTCTGGAGAAATAAAGTGATTTGCCTGTAATCTGCCTGTGGCTGAAGCAGGGACTGGGCACTAACTTGTGCTAACTGTCCCAGGCTGACTTTGTAATTCCAAGCTCTAGTGGCTGTGAAAAGTGcctactgaaataaaaaaagcaaagcaatttgACAAAATACAGTGATGCTGTGCAAATATCACACAGGCATAACTTTTGTCTGACCTGTGAAAGAGGCTCTCTAGATGCCTCTCTCCTACTGAACAAATACAGAATTGGAACTGGTTAATCTTAACAACCCCTGTAACTTACTCTGTTGTCACCTATGGAAAGGCAGGAAGTAACTCCTGTACTTTCATGCACTAAGAAAAAGCtccagaaaacactttttgttCCCAAAAACTTAATCTTCATGTGGAGTACACCTTACATTCTTAAAGGACTGATGAAGGATAGGATGTATGTAGATAGTggtctttttgcttgttttgttcttttgtttggttggttttaatcAGGCAACTCAGGGGAAGTAAGGAGCCTGCTTGACTTAGAGCATTGTAGTTCACATGCTGTGTTTATGGACATGGACTGTCTTTGTCTGAGATGTATACTTCTGTACCACTTTAGGTGCTCATGTCACCATCACAgacagggcagcagcactggagttCCTGGAGTCGAATGTTGAGGCTAACTTACCTTCTGAACTACGTCCGAGAGCTGTGGTAAAGGAACTGACTTGGGGAAGAGACCTGGATAACTTCCCCTCAGGAGCATTTGACTTCATCCTGGGGGCAGACATAGTTTACCTGGAGGAAacttttgcagagctgctgcagacacTGGAGCACTTGTGCTCAGAGCAAACTGTGATTCTTCTTTCCTGCCGCATCCGCTATGAACGGGATCACAGATTCTTGAGGATGCTGAGAGGCCGTTTCTCTGTATCTGAGGTCTACTATGATTCCAGTAAGGAGGTTCATATCTATAAAGCACAGAGGGGTAGTCACAAGGATGACTTTTGACTCTCTGCTTTGTTAGTAAACCACTAATGCTGTTCAATCCTCCCCTTATTTCTACTTGATATACTTGAGCATGTAATTGCAATTGTGTTATTTCACTGGCTTCTTGTTCTGATGGTCTTGTCTGATCATTTGATCTGATACAGCAAGGATTGTACTTCTGTGTATTGAATCTCCATTTCTCAGTAGAGTTGTATAGGGTCTTCCACTGACTTTTTACCAAATGTAATGTTTGAAACTGATGTAAGTTGCAGAAATCTCCAGGCATCAAAAAAAGTCACCAAAAGATCTGTTTAAAAATCAATCCACACTCAATTTCTGTGAGAAGCCTAAAAAGAGATTAGGGTGGGGGGTTCCCTCTTATCACTTCCTTAACTCTTGAAAAGTAAAAGTGGGTAAAATAGATAAACTAAGACACCACCTCTAAATGCTCTAACACTTCAGGCATTCTGCAACTTGAAGATTGTGGTAAAAGAAGCTACTTAAGGGAGAAAACAACAAAGGCAGCTGCTATAAAGTGATTCTGTTGCTGTCACTGCTGAATTGAAGAggcatagggaaaaaaagaacaagattgGTGTGTATAAACCAATATTGCAGAGTAAATCAACTTAGAAATCAGTGGTGTTTTTACCTGACTTGTAAACATGGAGGCTATGCCTGCAGTACCAAAGCAGTCATAGGTCTTGAGTTGTCCCTAACAAGAAACCTTGCTTTCATATAGATCAAGTCTCCTTTAAGCATATACACATGTGCATGTGCCAGCACAGAAATTGACACAAGGAGACTCAAAGTCTTCTTTAAATATCAAATTGATCGTTGATTCACAAAGTACTGTTAAATCATGTTCTGTCTGCCTCTGTGGCTCACTCTATCTCCAAGAGCTGTTATTTAGGAGCCTAAGGAGCATGGGGTGCTGCTGTAAAGATTTTGTAACTGGGGTGTACTTACTCTTGTATTACTTGGGAGCAGTGTCTTTCTGTGCACAGTGTTCTAAGTAAACGATTTCATACCTTGAGCTTGTAACTCTGTGTTTATTCCACAAGATTCCATGTGAGAAATGCTGCAACCTGGAATCCAGCTCACACCAGCAGCAGACTTCCTCCTTTCCAGTGGTGGAAGAAGGGACCTGGTAAAAACAGTAGGCTAACAGAAGATGGCTACACTTCTAAATGCAGGAGTTGCTATAGTACCTTTTTCTTTGGTGGATGtggaatttctttcttctttagaCTTAACTTACAAAGCCCCAGGTTAGGTTCAGGCTTTAAGGATCTGCCTGTCTTTGTCAGTGGCAACAGCAAACACCAGCAGTTGCTTTGGGCCGTGAACACTAGAAGCTCTCTACCACTTCTGCTTCCATCAAACTTCCAGCTGACAAAGATGCAGAGGGTCTGTGGTCCAGGAGTGATGTGCAGACTGTAATATGGAAATGACGCATTCATCATTACAGCTTATGAATAAGGCCCGAAGGTCTTGTGCTTCATCCTGCTGTGTCTTCCGCGTGTTTTCAGCTAAGTTTCTTGCTTGGCTTTAGACATGGGCTGCAGAGTTGTTGCTCTTAACACTTGCTTACAACAGTATCCTTAGAAGCCACATGGTGTCACTAGAACAGTACTTACGCAGCTGGCTGGGGCTTCGCAGTCTGGAACTAGCGTTTCCCTCCCCCTGtgaggagaggaaggcagcagctttaattaaaaccagaacatgGTATGAGCTTTAATGTGCCAGACTTGACTCTTTCTGCCCTATCTACTGCTTGAGCAACGGTAGAAAAACATTACCAGCTCTCCCCACTCTCTTCGCTGGCTCTCGTTTTTGGAGTGTGGCTGTAAGTTCTCACCActcctcttgcttttcctccccaCTGGTGTTTACTTGTCTCAGAGCTACCCTGTGGTCACTATGTCTTAGgctcctccaggctgaagatGTCAGAAAGCGGTGTGCTGGTGCTTGGGCTTGTGAGTGCATGTGACTTGTCTGTGGGGAAAGCCTGCTATATGGCTGTGCTGAGCCTTCTCTAGAGGCTGCAGCTTGCAGTACTGAGAGCCACAGCCATAGTAGGAATATGCATGAAATCCTGCTTAAATAGCACAGAATCCAGCCCTGTATAGTACAG
Proteins encoded in this region:
- the METTL21A gene encoding protein N-lysine methyltransferase METTL21A isoform X2: MALVPYEEGAGWVARQLHSPSATYRFVSRTIRIKQDWRRLGVAAVVWDAAVVLCAYLEMGGIDLRDRSVIELGAGTGLLGIVATLLDLEHCSSHAVFMDMDCLCLRCILLYHFRCSCHHHRQGSSTGVPGVEC
- the METTL21A gene encoding protein N-lysine methyltransferase METTL21A isoform X1 — translated: MALVPYEEGAGWVARQLHSPSATYRFVSRTIRIKQDWRRLGVAAVVWDAAVVLCAYLEMGGIDLRDRSVIELGAGTGLLGIVATLLGAHVTITDRAAALEFLESNVEANLPSELRPRAVVKELTWGRDLDNFPSGAFDFILGADIVYLEETFAELLQTLEHLCSEQTVILLSCRIRYERDHRFLRMLRGRFSVSEVYYDSSKEVHIYKAQRGSHKDDF